The genomic DNA ATAACCGGCTGGCGCATCCGCAAATCCTCGGTCCATTCCTGAAAATCTATTAACGCCACCAGCCTGGGTTCTACCCAGGCCTTATCCCTGGCCGGGGAAGCGTTAACAAAGGGCGGCGCAGTTTGTAGAGTTTCTTTTAAGAACGGGGTTAATTCTCTGATATCCTGCCCGCTTAGTCCTGTGGCAACCCGGCCCACATAGATAAGTTGCCCCTGATGGTAGGCACCGGCCAGCAGGGCGTTTATTTGCCCGTCTTTTACGGTATATCCGCCGATGGCCACCAGCTGGCGCTGCCGCACCTTGATTTTTTTCCAGGCGGCATTTTTTTTACCGCGCTGATAGAGGGAGCTTGGCTCTTTGGCCACAATTCCCTCCATTTTATTTTCGCTCACCGCGGCAAACAGAGCCTCACCATCGGCAAAATTTTCCACAGTTTGCACCGCTTCATCCTTGGGGAGAATTTCAGCAAGCAGCGCCTGTCTCTGGTAAAGGGGCAAAGCTGTAAGGTCGCGCCCGTTATGATAAATCAAGTCGAAAACCATGTAAAAAACCGGAATTTGCCGGGCTCTTTGCCGCACTTTCCCCGGATCTGGCTCACCGGATCCCCCTATCAGATCCCGCTCCAGAATCAGTGGAAAACTGGGCCGGCCATCCTTTAGGGCCACAATCTCTCCGTCCAGGATTGCCTCCCCCTGCAGCAGTTGGCCCAGTCGGGATAATTCGGGATAATGGCCGGTTCGCTGTCGCAGTTTCCGGTTATGCAGCATGATTTTGCCGTGCCCCACATGGGCCAGCATCCGCACACCATCCCATTTTACCTGATACAGCAGATCAGATGCCGGGGGCACACCGGAGGCCATAACAGGCTCCATGGGTTTAAAAGGTGTATAAAGCATCATTATTCGCCGGAGGCCTTTTTACGTTTTTTGCGCGCCGGCTTTTTCTCCTTATCCGATGATTTCTTGGC from Dethiobacter alkaliphilus AHT 1 includes the following:
- the ligD gene encoding non-homologous end-joining DNA ligase: MMLYTPFKPMEPVMASGVPPASDLLYQVKWDGVRMLAHVGHGKIMLHNRKLRQRTGHYPELSRLGQLLQGEAILDGEIVALKDGRPSFPLILERDLIGGSGEPDPGKVRQRARQIPVFYMVFDLIYHNGRDLTALPLYQRQALLAEILPKDEAVQTVENFADGEALFAAVSENKMEGIVAKEPSSLYQRGKKNAAWKKIKVRQRQLVAIGGYTVKDGQINALLAGAYHQGQLIYVGRVATGLSGQDIRELTPFLKETLQTAPPFVNASPARDKAWVEPRLVALIDFQEWTEDLRMRQPVIKGFTKDRPEDCVLQ